A single genomic interval of Sulfurovum sp. TSL6 harbors:
- the htpG gene encoding molecular chaperone HtpG, producing MAKHQFQTEIGQLLKLMTHSLYSNKEIFIRELVSNASDALDKFNYLALTDEKFKAGEWSGKVFIKLDKEDNSLTIGDNGIGMNETDLMDHLGTIAKSGTKAFMENLTGDAKKDSNLIGQFGVGFYSVFMVADKVDVISKKAGEEQAYMFSTDGTGEYEVKPVTKEEHGTIIYIKLKEDEKEFLDKWRTQEVVKKYSNHIAYPIMLNYTEEETEGEGDDATTKMVNKSEQINAATALWTLSKSELKKDDYVEFYKTLAHGDDEPLTYLHNRVEGANEFTTLFYIPKTAPMDMYRADYEAGVKLYVKRVFITDDNKELLPPYLRFVKGIIDSEDLPLNVSRELLQENRILANIKQNATKKILQAIKKLSGEEADTFIEQYNRVMKEGIYIDHTNKELLLDIVKYKSSTEEGLVSFEEYMSRGDSEKKEIYYIVGEDENVLRNSPLLEAYKKANIEVLIMDDKEVDSIVTPMIGAYKEWSLKDITTIEAPDSKTEEEKEEISKEFKSLTDKIKEVLGDEVKEVKTSTRLTSSPSCVLKDSSDPMAGMAAMFAQMGQEMPEIPLILEINPDHEMIKKLDALEDESLFSDLSWILLDSAKLSEGLEPKDKGAFAQRVASLATKAL from the coding sequence ATGGCAAAACATCAGTTTCAAACAGAGATCGGGCAACTTTTAAAGCTCATGACACACTCACTTTATTCCAATAAAGAAATTTTCATCAGGGAGCTTGTATCCAACGCTTCAGATGCATTAGATAAATTTAATTATCTTGCTTTGACAGATGAAAAATTTAAAGCGGGTGAGTGGTCCGGAAAAGTATTTATTAAATTAGATAAAGAGGATAACTCTCTTACTATCGGTGATAATGGTATAGGGATGAATGAAACAGACTTAATGGATCATTTAGGGACCATTGCCAAGTCCGGTACAAAAGCCTTTATGGAAAACCTTACTGGTGATGCGAAAAAAGATTCAAACCTTATTGGTCAGTTCGGGGTCGGATTCTACTCTGTGTTCATGGTAGCAGATAAAGTAGATGTGATCTCAAAAAAGGCGGGTGAAGAACAAGCCTATATGTTCAGTACGGACGGTACAGGTGAATATGAAGTGAAGCCTGTGACAAAAGAAGAGCATGGGACGATCATCTACATCAAGCTCAAAGAAGATGAGAAAGAGTTCTTAGACAAGTGGAGAACACAAGAGGTAGTCAAGAAGTACTCTAACCACATTGCATACCCTATTATGTTGAACTACACTGAAGAGGAGACAGAGGGTGAAGGGGATGATGCAACGACTAAAATGGTCAATAAATCAGAACAGATCAATGCAGCTACCGCACTATGGACACTTTCTAAATCTGAATTGAAAAAAGATGATTATGTGGAGTTCTATAAAACATTGGCGCACGGTGATGATGAACCATTGACTTATTTACACAATAGAGTAGAGGGTGCGAATGAATTTACCACACTTTTCTATATCCCTAAAACAGCTCCTATGGATATGTACAGAGCAGATTATGAAGCAGGGGTAAAACTCTATGTGAAGCGTGTATTTATCACCGATGACAACAAAGAGTTGCTACCACCGTATTTGCGTTTTGTCAAAGGTATTATCGATTCTGAAGATCTGCCGCTGAATGTGTCTCGTGAGTTGCTTCAGGAAAATAGAATCTTAGCTAACATCAAGCAAAATGCAACAAAGAAGATACTTCAAGCTATTAAAAAACTAAGTGGTGAAGAGGCGGATACATTCATAGAACAATACAATAGAGTGATGAAAGAGGGTATTTACATAGATCATACCAATAAAGAATTACTCCTTGATATCGTCAAATACAAAAGTTCGACAGAGGAAGGACTTGTATCGTTTGAAGAGTATATGAGTCGTGGTGATTCTGAGAAGAAAGAGATCTATTATATCGTAGGTGAAGATGAAAATGTGTTAAGAAATTCTCCACTGCTTGAAGCGTATAAAAAAGCAAATATTGAAGTACTTATCATGGATGATAAAGAGGTAGACAGTATCGTTACTCCGATGATAGGAGCTTATAAAGAGTGGAGCCTTAAAGATATTACAACTATTGAAGCCCCAGACTCTAAGACGGAAGAAGAGAAAGAAGAGATCTCTAAAGAGTTCAAATCTCTTACGGATAAGATCAAAGAAGTGTTGGGTGACGAAGTCAAAGAGGTAAAAACCTCTACAAGACTGACATCGAGTCCATCATGTGTACTTAAAGACAGTTCAGATCCAATGGCAGGCATGGCAGCGATGTTTGCTCAAATGGGACAAGAAATGCCAGAGATACCTTTGATTCTGGAGATCAATCCTGATCATGAAATGATCAAAAAACTCGATGCATTGGAAGATGAATCTCTGTTTAGTGACCTCTCATGGATACTTTTAGATTCTGCAAAACTCTCTGAGGGACTTGAGCCTAAAGACAAGGGAGCATTTGCACAACGCGTAGCTTCTTTAGCGACAAAAGCACTCTAA
- a CDS encoding histidine phosphatase family protein: MKNLYLIRHAKSDWSDESKSDFDRGLNKRGQKAILTMAKALKEKKVMPDLILSSSAKRAQLTAKGLAKELGYGGKIKYIDALYMAEPIDVISIIKEIKDKYNNVFIIGHNPETTELTDLMLDDYIDNIPTLGIVALKLPIKHWQKLKPEKVKLKFFIYPKMYT, from the coding sequence ATGAAAAATTTATATCTTATTAGACATGCAAAATCAGACTGGAGTGATGAAAGTAAAAGTGACTTCGATAGAGGTCTCAATAAAAGAGGTCAAAAAGCGATACTTACTATGGCAAAGGCACTCAAAGAGAAAAAAGTAATGCCAGATCTCATACTCTCCAGTTCTGCTAAAAGAGCCCAACTCACTGCCAAAGGTTTAGCGAAAGAGCTAGGCTATGGTGGAAAGATCAAATACATAGATGCCCTCTATATGGCAGAACCCATAGATGTCATTTCTATTATAAAAGAGATAAAAGATAAATACAATAATGTATTTATCATCGGACACAATCCCGAAACAACTGAATTAACAGACCTGATGCTGGATGACTATATTGATAATATACCTACTTTAGGTATCGTAGCATTGAAACTTCCTATCAAGCATTGGCAAAAATTAAAACCCGAAAAAGTTAAATTAAAGTTTTTCATTTACCCCAAAATGTACACATAA
- a CDS encoding transglutaminase family protein, with product MKNESKKNLSLLIIVISSVAFIYGTIKAMGIVDKTHVGTSNGIYRSYVTTSQEIQDKAFTLTAHCSDTLCEVQSVLDFVTNIPYQTNTFQQYSAQQTIQQNFGDCDDKSNLLISMLHALGLKAYFVLVPKHIFIITAIEDQRLDKTKGLWVNGKKYFILESTARNSKIGFPLHYTLDDIDVIVEPFSNEKIPFKQLEWKR from the coding sequence ATGAAAAACGAGAGCAAAAAAAACCTATCACTGCTCATTATTGTGATCTCATCTGTAGCCTTTATCTACGGTACTATCAAAGCAATGGGTATCGTAGATAAAACCCATGTAGGTACATCCAATGGTATATATAGATCTTATGTCACGACTTCTCAAGAGATACAAGACAAGGCATTTACATTAACAGCACACTGTTCTGATACACTTTGTGAAGTACAAAGTGTATTAGATTTTGTGACCAATATACCTTACCAGACCAACACCTTTCAGCAGTATTCAGCACAACAAACCATACAGCAAAATTTTGGGGATTGTGATGATAAGAGTAATCTACTTATTTCTATGCTGCATGCATTAGGGTTGAAAGCCTATTTTGTTTTGGTGCCAAAGCACATTTTCATCATTACGGCCATAGAGGATCAACGATTAGACAAGACAAAAGGGCTTTGGGTCAATGGAAAGAAGTACTTTATTCTCGAAAGCACAGCCAGAAATTCAAAAATAGGTTTTCCTTTACACTACACACTGGATGATATAGATGTCATCGTTGAGCCTTTTTCAAATGAAAAAATTCCATTCAAGCAATTAGAATGGAAACGATAA
- the guaA gene encoding glutamine-hydrolyzing GMP synthase: MKQVPILVLDFGSQYTQLIARKLRESGVYTEVVPYRESIEDIKARKPQGIILSGGPASVYAEDAYKPDEGVWDLGLPILGICYGMQLITQHFGGSVIAADHHEYGKAKLKIENDSGIFKDISDDSIVWMSHGDRAERIPDGFEVVGTSENSPYAAIANESKNIYAFQFHPEVHHSVEGTAMLKNFAKHICGCDSTWNMGSFAKEKIAAIQAQVGDKKVLCGVSGGVDSSVVAAMLNEALPKEQLICVFVDQGLLRKDEAEQVQAMFKMLEIPLITIDAKKEFMAVLEGVSDPETKRKAIGEKFIEVFDIEAKKHTDVAFLAQGTLYTDVIESVSVKGPSKTIKSHHNVGGLPDWMTFELVEPLREIFKDEVRKLGLELGLPKNMIGRHPFPGPGLAIRTMGAVTEEGLHLIRESDAIMQEELKATGYYDKVWQAFTVLLNVQSVGVMGDNRTYDNTVCIRMVESVDGMTATFAHIPHDVLEGMSRRIINEIDGINRVVYDISSKPPATIEWE, from the coding sequence ATGAAACAAGTCCCTATATTAGTCTTAGACTTCGGATCACAATACACACAGCTTATCGCTAGAAAACTTAGAGAAAGCGGTGTTTATACGGAAGTGGTACCTTATCGCGAAAGTATTGAAGACATTAAGGCAAGAAAGCCGCAAGGTATTATCCTTTCTGGAGGTCCTGCTTCAGTCTATGCCGAAGATGCCTATAAACCAGATGAGGGTGTGTGGGATCTAGGATTGCCTATCTTGGGTATCTGTTATGGTATGCAGCTTATCACACAACACTTTGGTGGAAGCGTTATTGCCGCGGATCACCATGAATACGGAAAAGCAAAACTCAAAATAGAAAATGATTCGGGTATCTTCAAAGATATCTCTGATGACTCTATCGTATGGATGAGTCATGGAGATAGAGCAGAACGTATACCTGATGGTTTTGAAGTGGTGGGTACAAGTGAAAACTCTCCGTATGCGGCTATAGCAAATGAGAGTAAAAACATCTATGCATTTCAGTTTCACCCAGAAGTGCATCACTCGGTAGAGGGGACAGCGATGTTGAAGAACTTTGCTAAACACATCTGTGGTTGTGACAGCACTTGGAATATGGGAAGCTTTGCCAAGGAAAAGATCGCTGCGATCCAAGCGCAGGTCGGGGATAAAAAAGTGCTTTGTGGTGTCAGTGGCGGAGTAGACTCTTCGGTCGTTGCTGCTATGCTGAATGAAGCCTTGCCAAAAGAACAACTGATCTGTGTATTTGTGGATCAGGGATTACTTCGTAAAGATGAAGCAGAACAAGTGCAAGCGATGTTTAAAATGCTAGAGATACCACTCATCACGATCGATGCAAAAAAAGAGTTTATGGCAGTGCTTGAAGGTGTAAGTGATCCTGAGACTAAAAGAAAAGCTATCGGTGAGAAGTTCATCGAAGTCTTTGACATAGAAGCTAAGAAGCATACAGATGTTGCATTTTTAGCACAAGGAACACTTTATACAGATGTCATTGAGTCCGTTTCAGTCAAAGGACCATCTAAAACGATCAAGTCTCACCATAATGTAGGTGGACTACCGGATTGGATGACGTTTGAACTGGTAGAACCTCTTAGAGAGATATTTAAAGATGAGGTAAGAAAACTGGGGCTTGAACTGGGACTACCTAAAAACATGATAGGAAGACACCCATTCCCTGGACCTGGTCTTGCTATCAGAACTATGGGAGCAGTGACAGAAGAGGGCTTACACCTTATTAGAGAGTCAGATGCCATTATGCAGGAAGAACTTAAAGCGACAGGTTACTATGACAAAGTATGGCAGGCATTTACTGTACTGCTTAATGTACAGTCTGTGGGCGTGATGGGTGACAACCGTACGTATGACAATACGGTATGTATCCGTATGGTTGAATCAGTCGATGGTATGACGGCTACGTTTGCTCATATTCCACATGATGTACTGGAAGGTATGAGTAGAAGAATCATTAATGAGATCGACGGGATCAATAGAGTAGTGTATGACATCAGTTCTAAGCCTCCTGCAACTATTGAGTGGGAGTAG
- the nhaD gene encoding sodium:proton antiporter NhaD produces MTTEILHTDLTTTWVGIASLIIFVIGYYFIAAEDKYHINKAKPALFAGTLIFMLIGVYYAINGLDGKHLHHEIELLIYEIAGIFFFLYVAMTYIEAMIDRNVFSTLRYNLVSKGYSYKKLFWITGLLAFFISPVADNLTTALILSTVLITIDKTNKAFIVPSAINIVVAANAGGAWSPFGDITTLMVWVDGKGAFVDFLYLFPASIVGWYVTAFLLSRFVPNGTPPFAADEQKVYISKGGKVIIGLFALTIASAVISHQVLHLPAMWGMMFGLAVLKLYIYRMSREVQYDSEGIVCPPVNVFSFIAKIENDTLLFFFGILAAVGGLHFLGFLEYFTALYAQFGATTVNIGVGFLSAIVDNVPVMSAVLKSSPDMGASAHAQWMLVTLTAGVGGSLISFGSAAGVGVMGKLHGIYTFGSHLKLAWTVLVGYIVSVSIWYVQFLILGIGA; encoded by the coding sequence ATGACAACAGAAATACTGCACACAGATTTGACAACAACATGGGTGGGGATTGCTTCACTTATCATATTTGTCATAGGGTATTACTTTATTGCAGCGGAAGATAAGTACCATATAAATAAAGCTAAACCGGCACTTTTTGCAGGAACATTGATCTTCATGTTGATCGGTGTCTATTATGCTATCAATGGTTTAGACGGTAAACATTTGCACCATGAAATTGAGCTTCTTATTTATGAGATTGCAGGGATATTCTTCTTCCTTTATGTTGCAATGACATATATTGAAGCGATGATCGATAGGAATGTATTTTCTACTTTACGTTATAATCTTGTTTCTAAAGGGTACAGCTATAAAAAACTTTTCTGGATCACAGGTCTTTTAGCTTTCTTCATTTCTCCTGTTGCAGATAACTTGACAACAGCACTGATCCTTTCAACTGTATTGATCACCATTGATAAAACGAATAAAGCATTTATTGTACCTTCGGCGATCAATATCGTTGTTGCAGCAAATGCAGGTGGTGCTTGGTCTCCGTTTGGTGATATCACTACTTTGATGGTATGGGTTGACGGTAAGGGGGCTTTTGTTGATTTTCTTTATCTTTTCCCTGCGTCTATAGTGGGCTGGTACGTGACTGCATTCCTTTTAAGTCGTTTCGTACCAAACGGAACACCACCATTTGCAGCCGATGAACAAAAAGTTTATATTTCCAAAGGTGGAAAAGTGATCATAGGGCTTTTTGCGTTGACTATTGCCTCAGCTGTAATCTCTCACCAAGTCCTTCATTTGCCAGCAATGTGGGGGATGATGTTCGGTTTGGCTGTTCTGAAACTCTATATCTATAGAATGAGTAGAGAGGTTCAATACGATAGTGAAGGGATCGTTTGCCCTCCAGTAAATGTATTCTCATTCATTGCCAAAATTGAAAATGATACACTGCTTTTCTTCTTTGGTATTTTAGCTGCGGTCGGTGGACTTCACTTCTTAGGTTTCCTAGAGTACTTCACGGCACTTTATGCCCAATTTGGCGCTACAACAGTGAATATCGGAGTAGGATTCCTTTCTGCTATCGTTGATAACGTTCCTGTCATGTCAGCAGTACTTAAATCAAGTCCGGACATGGGTGCATCTGCACATGCACAGTGGATGCTTGTCACACTTACAGCCGGTGTGGGTGGTTCACTTATCTCATTTGGTTCTGCTGCCGGTGTGGGTGTCATGGGTAAACTTCACGGTATCTATACATTCGGTTCACATCTAAAATTAGCCTGGACCGTACTTGTAGGTTATATTGTGTCTGTCTCTATCTGGTATGTGCAGTTTCTTATACTTGGAATAGGCGCGTAA
- the nadB gene encoding L-aspartate oxidase: MQKYDVLIIGAGIAGLYAAMQLPASKKVLVVCKDIPWECNTFYAQGGMTTALNEADIPIHVEDTMAAGSYHNNKEAVEILSRTSLETTPDIISRGMEFDTDATGNLSYTKEAAHSVERIIHAGGDATGRYMHYFMMVQNKHQLQKNTLVYDLLIENGRCFGVKATVNYEPTTIYADDVIIASGGIGSLYAYNTNSRTVSADIHGICVEKGIELADMEFMQFHPTVFVETPFARKLLLTEALRGEGAHVVDEEGRRFLFDYDERGELASRDIVARGIFNHKRKTGQKAYLDFSMFEDQWFEHRFPNITHTFGALGYKFPKDKIAISPAFHYSNGGIKCDTNGSIDGMEGLYVIGEAARTGVHGANRLASNSLLEGVVFAKRAVEHLLSKEHEAMQTPIFEKDYGNILHKENDKTYKQKLRQVMWDDIGIIRTTKGLHEAKNLIYDMKNKEIGRLLKLRLNTASAIVDAALARKESLGSHYIESI; the protein is encoded by the coding sequence ATGCAGAAGTATGATGTGCTGATCATAGGTGCAGGGATAGCAGGACTTTATGCAGCCATGCAGTTACCTGCAAGTAAAAAAGTCTTAGTGGTATGCAAAGATATCCCTTGGGAATGTAATACCTTTTATGCTCAGGGAGGTATGACAACAGCATTGAATGAAGCAGATATCCCTATACATGTAGAAGATACCATGGCCGCAGGTTCGTATCATAATAATAAAGAGGCTGTGGAGATCCTTTCCCGTACTTCACTGGAGACCACTCCTGATATCATTTCTAGAGGGATGGAGTTTGATACAGATGCAACGGGGAACCTTTCATATACGAAAGAGGCTGCACATTCTGTAGAGCGTATTATCCATGCTGGAGGAGATGCTACTGGGCGTTACATGCATTACTTTATGATGGTGCAAAACAAACACCAACTTCAGAAAAATACACTGGTTTATGATCTGCTTATAGAAAATGGCAGATGTTTTGGGGTAAAAGCAACGGTCAATTATGAACCTACGACGATCTATGCAGATGATGTGATCATCGCTTCTGGAGGTATAGGCTCACTTTATGCATATAATACCAACTCACGTACCGTAAGTGCCGATATTCATGGTATCTGTGTTGAAAAAGGTATAGAACTTGCCGATATGGAATTCATGCAGTTTCACCCTACTGTATTTGTTGAGACCCCTTTTGCAAGAAAACTGTTACTGACTGAAGCACTGAGAGGTGAAGGTGCACATGTAGTGGATGAAGAGGGAAGACGTTTCTTGTTTGATTATGATGAGAGGGGAGAATTGGCAAGTCGAGATATTGTGGCTCGTGGTATCTTCAATCATAAACGAAAAACGGGACAAAAAGCCTATCTTGATTTTTCTATGTTCGAGGACCAATGGTTTGAACATCGTTTCCCTAATATCACGCATACTTTTGGTGCGCTGGGTTATAAATTTCCGAAGGATAAGATTGCTATTTCACCTGCATTTCACTACTCTAATGGTGGTATAAAATGCGATACCAATGGCTCTATAGACGGTATGGAAGGTCTTTATGTCATAGGTGAAGCAGCAAGAACAGGTGTACATGGCGCAAATCGTCTTGCATCAAATTCACTGCTTGAAGGAGTGGTCTTTGCCAAACGTGCCGTAGAGCATCTGCTTTCCAAAGAGCATGAAGCGATGCAAACACCTATATTTGAGAAAGATTACGGTAATATTCTGCACAAAGAAAACGATAAAACCTATAAACAAAAATTGCGTCAAGTAATGTGGGATGATATAGGGATTATCAGGACAACAAAAGGCTTGCATGAAGCGAAAAATCTTATTTATGATATGAAAAATAAAGAGATAGGCAGACTGCTTAAACTTAGATTAAATACTGCTTCTGCCATCGTAGATGCAGCACTTGCGAGAAAAGAGTCTTTGGGTTCGCACTATATAGAATCTATCTAA
- a CDS encoding DUF721 domain-containing protein: protein MKKANMILSHLSSQPQFKSLKRQECYQKYIDLLSPKWQKAVAFVYIKDNTLFIAVTHPGFKMELNYNRDLLKSLLTQLNRHDEGCQMMQAEKVVVFHSKYYAMPQEKATYVSVPHYHERAKGNFETPSDKELKEKFERIKAIVTCSQ, encoded by the coding sequence ATGAAAAAAGCCAATATGATTTTGTCTCATTTATCTTCACAGCCTCAGTTTAAATCATTAAAACGGCAGGAGTGTTATCAAAAGTATATCGATCTTCTGAGTCCCAAATGGCAAAAAGCTGTTGCCTTTGTATACATCAAAGACAATACACTCTTCATAGCAGTGACGCACCCTGGTTTTAAAATGGAGCTTAATTATAATAGAGATTTATTAAAAAGCCTATTAACTCAGCTTAACAGACACGATGAAGGGTGTCAGATGATGCAGGCTGAAAAGGTTGTCGTCTTCCATAGCAAGTATTATGCTATGCCTCAGGAAAAAGCGACTTATGTCAGTGTCCCTCATTATCATGAACGTGCCAAGGGAAATTTTGAAACACCTTCAGATAAAGAACTCAAAGAAAAGTTTGAACGTATTAAAGCCATAGTTACATGCAGTCAATAA
- the uvrC gene encoding excinuclease ABC subunit UvrC, whose product MQSIIQDLPSCAGVYQYFDTSGKLLYVGKAKNLRNRVKSYWRFSPEFRPNPAQSSRIIKMLYEASRLEYIVVETEEDALILENSLIKQLKPKYNILLRDDKTYPYIYIDESAEYPRFEITRKVIKGKSITYYGPFPTGGKALLDALYEVYPLVQKKSCLKEGKACLFYQIKKCLAPCEGKVSPEAYGEIVTQAKTSIVKRKDLISTLEEKMTNLAMQERYEEAAAMRDSINAISSLTISSNIDLANAMDLDIFAILNGDERGVIVKLFMRGGKIISSAYSYFRHTHIFDENEAYKQALLEFYTIDTPHSCKQILTAHTFEDSEQVAHSLSARFDKKIEILTPKRGPKAKLISLALQNCEELLRKTQSDTLMEQKIADLFDLSVIPYRIETFDNSHLMGAATVGGMVVWDENKWAKSAYRRYTLHERDEYGQMKEMLSRRIENFKEQPAPDLWILDGGQANLNLAKTLLKEAHVNLDVIAIAKEKLDAKAHRAKGAAKDILYTSQGVLELKANDKRLHWIQRQRDEAHRYAITYHQNKKRKEDTQISLLNKKGIGKATVKKLIDYFGTFEAIESASYEEIEKVTNKKISNIIKNNNP is encoded by the coding sequence ATGCAGTCAATAATTCAAGATCTCCCCTCATGTGCAGGTGTTTACCAGTATTTTGACACAAGCGGCAAGCTGCTGTATGTGGGGAAAGCTAAAAATCTTAGAAACAGAGTCAAGAGTTACTGGCGTTTTTCTCCTGAATTTAGACCAAACCCTGCTCAAAGTTCTCGCATCATCAAAATGCTCTATGAAGCCAGTAGACTTGAGTACATTGTTGTAGAAACAGAAGAAGATGCCCTCATCCTCGAAAACTCGCTGATCAAGCAACTCAAACCCAAGTACAACATTTTACTTCGTGATGATAAAACCTACCCCTACATTTATATCGATGAATCTGCTGAATATCCCAGATTTGAGATTACCCGAAAAGTCATCAAAGGAAAAAGCATTACCTACTATGGGCCTTTTCCTACTGGTGGGAAAGCCTTACTTGACGCTCTTTATGAAGTCTATCCTCTTGTACAAAAAAAGTCTTGTTTAAAAGAGGGGAAAGCCTGCCTCTTCTACCAGATCAAAAAGTGTCTGGCACCTTGTGAAGGGAAAGTATCACCTGAAGCGTATGGAGAGATCGTCACACAAGCCAAAACATCCATTGTCAAACGTAAAGATCTTATCTCTACCCTTGAAGAAAAGATGACAAACCTTGCGATGCAAGAACGTTATGAAGAAGCAGCGGCTATGCGCGACAGTATCAATGCCATCTCTTCACTCACAATCTCATCAAACATCGACTTGGCCAATGCCATGGATCTCGATATCTTTGCCATACTCAATGGCGATGAAAGAGGTGTGATCGTCAAACTCTTTATGCGGGGAGGAAAGATCATCTCTTCTGCATACTCTTACTTCAGGCATACCCATATTTTTGACGAGAATGAAGCCTATAAGCAGGCTTTATTGGAATTTTATACCATTGACACCCCTCATAGTTGCAAACAGATTCTTACTGCCCATACTTTTGAAGACTCGGAACAGGTGGCGCATAGCCTTTCTGCCCGGTTTGACAAAAAAATAGAGATCCTTACCCCGAAACGTGGGCCCAAAGCCAAACTCATCTCTTTGGCTCTGCAAAACTGTGAAGAGTTATTGCGTAAAACACAGAGTGATACGCTCATGGAACAAAAAATAGCAGATCTCTTTGACCTTTCTGTCATCCCTTACCGCATAGAAACGTTCGATAACTCTCATCTTATGGGTGCAGCGACCGTAGGAGGTATGGTCGTTTGGGATGAAAACAAATGGGCTAAATCCGCATACCGACGATACACGCTACACGAACGCGATGAGTATGGACAGATGAAAGAGATGCTCTCTAGACGGATAGAAAACTTTAAAGAACAGCCTGCTCCGGACCTTTGGATACTTGATGGAGGACAAGCCAATCTCAATCTTGCGAAAACCCTTCTAAAAGAAGCCCATGTCAATCTTGATGTCATAGCCATAGCCAAAGAGAAACTCGACGCCAAAGCACATCGTGCGAAAGGTGCAGCCAAAGATATCCTCTATACCTCCCAGGGAGTTCTTGAACTCAAAGCAAATGACAAACGTCTACACTGGATACAGCGCCAAAGGGACGAAGCACATCGTTATGCCATCACTTACCATCAAAACAAAAAACGTAAAGAAGATACGCAAATTTCGCTTCTCAATAAAAAAGGCATAGGCAAAGCAACGGTCAAAAAGTTGATCGATTATTTTGGCACATTTGAAGCCATAGAGAGCGCATCTTACGAAGAAATAGAAAAAGTTACGAATAAGAAAATCTCTAACATTATTAAAAATAATAATCCCTAA
- a CDS encoding PAS domain S-box protein: MNKPDPIDEEYIFEKGLIVSSTDIKGIITYANRKFCEISGYTKEELIGKNHNIVRHPDMPKAAFQELWDTIQGGKEWTGIVKNLRKDGRYYWVYSHISPIVVDGETTGYTAARRPASETEVTETIPIYRDLLEKESN, from the coding sequence ATGAATAAACCTGATCCAATTGATGAAGAGTATATCTTTGAAAAAGGCTTGATCGTTAGTTCTACAGATATTAAAGGCATCATTACATACGCCAACAGAAAATTTTGTGAAATATCTGGATATACCAAAGAGGAACTCATAGGCAAGAATCACAATATCGTCAGACATCCAGATATGCCAAAAGCAGCATTTCAAGAACTTTGGGACACGATACAAGGGGGAAAAGAGTGGACTGGTATCGTGAAAAACTTGAGAAAAGATGGCAGATATTATTGGGTTTATTCACATATTTCACCTATAGTCGTGGATGGAGAGACCACAGGTTATACTGCAGCCAGAAGACCAGCATCTGAAACGGAAGTAACAGAGACCATTCCTATTTACAGGGATTTGCTAGAAAAAGAAAGTAACTAA